One Candidatus Scalindua japonica DNA segment encodes these proteins:
- a CDS encoding phosphomethylpyrimidine synthase ThiC, which produces MKKRPLTEIGAYCKEPLAKKVAEKAGADTLMELSTGGDLGEIRRRVLDSISLTVGTVPLYQVAMETIEKKGSVVKMESDFLFEIIERQAQDGIGFMAIHCGINMITLEIW; this is translated from the coding sequence ATGAAGAAGAGACCGCTCACAGAGATAGGGGCATATTGTAAAGAGCCTTTAGCAAAAAAGGTTGCTGAGAAAGCCGGTGCTGATACCCTGATGGAGCTTTCTACCGGTGGTGACTTAGGTGAGATAAGGCGAAGGGTTCTTGACTCAATCAGTTTAACGGTTGGGACTGTGCCTCTTTACCAGGTAGCAATGGAGACTATTGAAAAGAAAGGTTCTGTTGTAAAGATGGAGTCTGATTTTCTTTTTGAGATTATTGAGCGGCAGGCACAGGATGGAATCGGCTTTATGGCTATTCACTGTGGTATAAATATGATTACGTTGGAGATATGGTGA
- a CDS encoding ammonium transporter, producing the protein MNGNKPRWLSIVYFIMCVSCLVYFGARLVIAGDPSGTLNYGSDGSIERLGYSINFTWTLVAAFLVFSMQAGFAMLGGFLQTKNMLGYIAHCFIDGTLGAIVFWVVGFALMFGGSEAAPGLEKGNAFIGFSGFFLSSGSYDVETVMLWLFQMVFATKAVTIIAGAVAERMKFVPYLIYSTCVCGAIYPIYGHWIWGGGWLSSLPYGAGCVDFAGAAVIHTVGGMLALTGAWVLGPRMNKFNPDGSSNAIPGHNINLVVLGTLFLAFGWFAFNAGSTLGATDLRISVIATNTFLGAAAGATIVIFVSYIIFEFADIGLACNGALAGLVGVTGACAYIPPWAAIAIGVVSGMIMWGTVIFVETKLKVDDPLGAVAVHGANGIWGMIAVGIFADGTYGGIRGCITGSIEQLKAQLIGVLVAMAWGLSTGALIFWLLKITMGLRVSELVEHEGVDIHLHGSPCYPAQDEITPLFGTADEEETAHRDRGIL; encoded by the coding sequence ATGAATGGCAATAAGCCAAGGTGGTTGAGTATTGTATATTTTATTATGTGTGTATCATGTCTGGTATATTTCGGCGCCAGACTAGTTATAGCGGGTGACCCAAGTGGTACCCTAAACTATGGGTCCGATGGCAGCATTGAGAGGCTAGGCTATTCTATAAATTTCACATGGACACTTGTTGCCGCATTTCTGGTGTTTTCAATGCAAGCAGGCTTTGCAATGCTTGGTGGATTTTTACAGACTAAAAATATGCTGGGATACATAGCACACTGTTTTATAGATGGAACTCTCGGTGCAATCGTCTTCTGGGTCGTTGGTTTTGCCCTTATGTTTGGTGGCTCCGAAGCTGCACCAGGACTTGAAAAAGGCAATGCCTTTATAGGATTTAGCGGATTCTTCCTCTCTTCCGGAAGCTATGATGTAGAAACGGTTATGCTCTGGCTCTTCCAGATGGTATTTGCCACCAAAGCAGTTACCATTATTGCAGGCGCTGTGGCAGAACGGATGAAGTTTGTTCCTTATTTAATCTACAGCACTTGTGTCTGCGGAGCAATCTATCCTATATACGGACATTGGATCTGGGGTGGAGGGTGGCTAAGTTCTTTACCCTATGGTGCTGGCTGTGTGGATTTTGCGGGAGCAGCAGTTATTCATACTGTGGGAGGAATGCTTGCTCTGACAGGCGCCTGGGTTCTCGGCCCAAGAATGAATAAATTCAACCCTGATGGCTCGTCAAATGCCATCCCGGGACACAACATTAATTTAGTAGTTCTCGGCACACTATTTCTGGCATTTGGATGGTTCGCTTTTAATGCGGGCAGTACACTTGGCGCAACAGATCTCAGGATTTCAGTTATAGCTACTAATACATTTCTGGGAGCTGCTGCTGGTGCAACTATAGTAATATTTGTATCATATATAATCTTCGAGTTTGCTGATATTGGCCTTGCCTGTAACGGTGCGCTTGCTGGTTTGGTGGGTGTAACTGGCGCATGCGCATATATTCCTCCATGGGCTGCCATAGCGATTGGTGTTGTGTCGGGAATGATTATGTGGGGCACTGTAATATTTGTAGAAACAAAACTGAAAGTTGATGATCCTCTTGGTGCAGTTGCTGTACATGGTGCAAATGGTATATGGGGAATGATTGCGGTTGGGATATTTGCTGACGGTACGTATGGCGGCATAAGAGGTTGTATTACAGGTTCTATTGAACAGCTTAAAGCCCAGCTTATCGGTGTTCTGGTTGCTATGGCCTGGGGGTTAAGTACTGGAGCATTAATATTCTGGCTACTCAAGATAACCATGGGCCTGCGTGTCTCTGAACTGGTTGAACACGAAGGCGTTGACATACATTTACATGGCTCTCCGTGTTATCCAGCGCAAGATGAAATTACACCACTATTTGGCACGGCTGATGAAGAAGAGACCGCTCACAGAGATAGGGGCATATTGTAA